From Saccharomycodes ludwigii strain NBRC 1722 chromosome IV, whole genome shotgun sequence, one genomic window encodes:
- the RER1 gene encoding protein retrieval receptor (similar to Saccharomyces cerevisiae YCL001W | RER1 | Retention in the Endoplasmic Reticulum) — MDTLDPSQDTPTSNNPITKALYSCKRFYQVNLDNFTPYKLYRWLTLGVLTVLFFIRVIYCQGWYVVCYSYGIFMLNQFLLFLTPKFDVSLRNDEQNDELEAGGNLASNDEEFRPFIRRLPEFKFWYNGFRGILLSLFLSIFPIFDIPVFWPILLMYFILLFIFTMRRQIHHMIKYKYVPLDIGKKKYNLKANSAK; from the coding sequence atggacACGTTGGACCCCTCTCAAGATACTCCTACTAGCAATAATCCTATTACCAAAGCACTTTACAGCTGTAAAAGGTTTTATCAAGTCAACTTGGATAACTTTACACCGTATAAACTATACAGATGGTTAACTTTAGGGGTATTGactgtattattttttattcgtGTTATATATTGCCAAGGTTGGTATGTTGTGTGCTACTCTTATGGTATCTTCATGttaaatcaatttttattgtttttaactCCAAAGTTTGATGTATCTTTGAGAAACGATGAACAAAATGATGAATTGGAAGCTGGCGGCAATTTGGCATCTAATGATGAAGAATTTAGACCATTTATTAGAAGATTGCCTGAATTCAAGTTTTGGTATAATGGTTTCAGGGGTATTTTACTATCACTATTCTTGTCaatatttccaatttttgatattccGGTGTTTTGGCCAATTCTATTGATgtactttattttattatttattttcacaatGAGAAGACAGATACATCATATGATTAAGTATAAGTATGTTCCCTTGGATATTggtaaaaagaaatataacTTAAAGGCTAACTCTGCTAAATAG